In the Podospora pseudocomata strain CBS 415.72m chromosome 5, whole genome shotgun sequence genome, one interval contains:
- the PRA1 gene encoding Prenylated Rab acceptor protein 1 (COG:S; EggNog:ENOG503NVTQ), protein MRSSTLLTLLTAAAAVSASPLGRQEITTTTTTVISNTDSSTTTPSFPIHSSCNSTLSHQLTRAFDETVALASVARDHLLEHGQSSPFVKKYFGPNSTTIAPLGVFSRVASAARGKMLFRCDDPDRNCATQEGWAGHWRGSNATQETVICDLSFAPGKRRWLDQVCGLGYTVKEGATNLFWATDLLHRTFHVPQVSEDAVHHYADGWDEVLGMAEGGDERSGFDSDTLIYFAVDVYAYEVAEPGRGCGGYEMGN, encoded by the coding sequence atgcGCTCCTCcactctcctcaccctcctcaccgcagccgccgccgtgtCAGCCTCCCCCTTGGGCCGCCAggagatcaccaccaccaccaccaccgtcatctccaacaccgactcctccaccaccaccccctccttcccaatcCATTCAAGCTGCaactccaccctctcccaccagctCACCCGCGCCTTTGACGAGACCGTCGCCCTCGCCTCCGTCGCCCGCGATCATCTCCTCGAGCACGGGCAGTCATCCCCCTTTGTCAAGAAGTACTTCGGgcccaactccaccaccatcgcccccCTAGGGGTCTTCTCCCGCGTCGCCTCCGCCGCGAGAGGGAAAATGCTCTTCCGCTGCGACGACCCAGACCGGAATTGCGCCACCCAAGAAGGCTGGGCCGGCCACTGGCGCGGTTCCAACGCTACGCAAGAAACCGTCATCTGCGACTTGTCTTTTGCCCCGGGGAAAAGAAGGTGGCTGGATCAGGTCTGCGGGTTGGGGTACACCGTCAAGGAGGGGGCCACCAACCTGTTCTGGGCTACCGATTTGCTTCACCGGACTTTTCACGTCCCTCAGGTGAGCGAGGATGCGGTGCACCATTATGCTGATGGGTGGGATGAGGTTTTGGGCATGgccgaggggggggatgagagaAGTGGGTTTGATAGTGATACGTTGATTTATTTTGCGGTTGATGTTTATGCGTATGAGGTTGCTGagccggggagggggtgtgggggGTATGAGATGGGGAATTGA
- a CDS encoding hypothetical protein (EggNog:ENOG503NXJW; COG:Q), translating into MATIFNLPRVMMVTTYHILANPDIKEKLRSELDDLLGPDMDSKQETPAWINLNKQSISRLVSRKDRLFFGALRGSARRNLDAPIVYKDWVIPPATPVGMSAWMLNTDPEVYPDPLAFRPERWLPGNHKPEMDRNFASLGRGSRTCLGIHLVYVFMRHPLVAMFGPGDRPELTLYETEESDVATTVSGLSGLAKRGARGLRVVVEWMSAC; encoded by the exons ATGGCGACCATCTTCAACTTACCACGGGTAATGATGGTGACTACATATCATATCTTGGCCAATCCagacatcaaggagaagctccgCTCTGAATTGGATGACCTTCTCGGACCCGATATGGACTCAAAGCAGGAGACGCCGGCTTGGATAAACCTCAACAAGCAGAGTATCTCAAGGCTTGTGTCAAGGAAGGACCG CCTCTTCTTCGGAGCCCTGCGCGGGTCAGCCAGACGAAACCTCGACGCCCCGATCGTATACAAAGACTGGGTTATCCCCCCCGCAACACCAGTAGGCATGTCTGCCTGGATGTTGAACACCGATCCTGAGGTCTATCCTGATCCTCTCGCCTTCCGCCCAGAGCGGTGGTTACCAGGGAATCACAAGCCGGAAATGGACAGGAATTTTGCAAGCTTGGGTAGGGGGTCCAGGACATGTTTGGGGATTCATCTGGTTTATGTCTTCATGAGACATCCCCTGGTTGCAATGTTCGGACCGGGGGATCGGCCGGAACTGACGTTGTATGAGACGGAGGAGTCGGATGTTGCCACGACAGTCTCTGGGCTTTCggggttggcgaagaggggggctagggggttgagggtggttgTGGAGTGGATGAGTGCTTGTTAA
- a CDS encoding hypothetical protein (EggNog:ENOG503NXJW; COG:Q): MLEQLSDLMEAAPPLPVVVLACLGVYLSGVSLYRLYLSPLSRFPGPKLAALTGWYEFYYDIIKDGQFYLKVQKLHEKYGPIIRINPWELHASDPVLFSQIYSSGVKHRIEKYAWSQQGLRLIDSSHILTESHELHKLRRKPLATFFSSRNTDNMEPIIWQISRRIRSRLQKLHRSGSVVKMEDLFTVVSADLVAAFSFDDAADLTETDELQLPGSM, from the exons ATGCTGGAGCAACTCAGTGATTTGATGGAGGCAGCCCCGCCACTACCAGTCGTTGTGCTAGCTTGCCTCGGTGTTTACCTCAGTGGCGTGTCATTATACCGACTTTACCTTTCCCCGCTTTCCCGTTTTCCAGGCCCCAAACTTGCAGCACTCACGGGTTGGTACGAGTTTTACTACGACATCATTAAAGACGGCCAATTCTACTTGAAGGTACAGAAGCTGCATGAAAAATATG GCCCCATCATCAGGATCAACCCCTGGGAACTCCATGCCAGCGACCCAGTGTTGTTTTCTCAGATCTACTCATCTGGTGTCAAGCATCGTATCGAGAAATATGCCTGGTCTCAGCAAGGGCTGCGTCTGATTGACAGCTCCCACATTCTGACCGAGTCGCATGAGCTACACAAACTGCGACGAAAGCCTCTTGCGACATTCTTCTCTTCAAGAAACACTGATAATATGGAGCCGATTATTTGGCAGATCTCACGGCGAATACGATCGAGACTCCAGAAGCTTCACCGATCAGGCTCGGTGGTCAAGATGGAAGACCTGTTCACGGTCGTATCCGCTGATCTGGTGGCCGCTTTCAGTTTTGATGATGCGGCAGATTTGACGGAGACTGATGAACTACAACTTCCGGGCTCAATGTAG
- the ARP2_2 gene encoding Actin-related protein 2 (COG:Q; EggNog:ENOG503NTZD), whose amino-acid sequence MSWARGRMHTVVFLITATIMVLAVPTASLEGKVALVTGAGRGIGRGVALELGKRGASVVVNYVSSAGPASEVVKEIESYKNGAKAIAIQADVSKVSEINRLFSEAKKHFGKIDIVMSNSGTESWDKTEEVTEEKYDHVFNLNARAQFFVGQAAYKHLEQNGRLILMTSIAAGLLGVKDHALYNASKMAVIGMVKSFATDFGVKGITVNGVAPGGIKSDMFTENAWHYIPGGSPDWGKEKIEGLMAAHCPLGRCAVPEDVARVVAFLSSEDGGWVNGQILTISGGSSQ is encoded by the exons ATGTCCTGGGCCCGCGGACGGATGCA CACCGTAGTGTTCCTTATCACCGCTACCATCATGGTCCTCGCCGTCCCCACCGCCAGCCTCGAAGGCAAGGTCGCCCTCGTCACCGGTGCCGGCCGCGGCATCGGCCGCGGCGTCGCCCTCGAGCTCGGCAAGCGCGGCGCCTCTGTTGTGGTCAACTACGTCTCCTCGGCCGGCCCGGCCAGcgaggtggtcaaggagATCGAGAGTTACAAGAACGGCGCCAAGGCCATCGCCATCCAGGCCGACGTGTCCAAAGTCAGCGAGATCAACCGCCTGTTCTCGGAAGCCAAGAAGCACTTTGGCAAGATCGACATTGTCATGTCCAACTCTGGGACTGAATCCTGGGACAAGACGGAAGAGGTGACCGAGGAGAAGTACGACCACGTCTTTAATCTTAATGCGCGCGCGCAGTTCTTTGTCGGGCAGGCGGCGTACAAGCATTTGGAGCAGAACGGGCGGTTGATTCTCATGACGAGCATTgcggctgggttgttgggggtgaaggaTCATGCGCTGTATAATGCTAGCAAGATGGCGGTTAttgggatggtgaagagTTTCGCGACGGACTTTGGGGTGAAGGGGATCACGGTTAATGGGGTTGCGCCAGGGGGGATCAAGAGCGATATGTTTACTGAGAATGCGTGGCATTATATTCCCGGGGGGAGCCCGGAttgggggaaggagaagattgaggggttgatggcTGCTCATTGCCCGCTTGGACGGTGCGCGGTGCCGGAGGatgtggcgagggtggtggcttTTTTGAGTAGTGAGGATGGCGGGTGGGTGAATGGGCAGATTTTGACTATTAGTGGGGGGAGTTCGCAGTAG
- a CDS encoding hypothetical protein (EggNog:ENOG503P85U; COG:T), whose translation MAVADFRLVKVLGWGGLGVASMYDAVGKDNKMLRVVCKIDIFPHYPCIPREVKAHLMTAGAKHVMQQVILQAEGGISDAAINRLGNITRQTAAGVDMTAPTSIDSRGRKRKRDPKDGDGDDDFEVIEAVPIGEFDELDLNEIKHDMKKELDANQRVLFIQFMNRGRWDDHICRAAMTGRPFPTLVLWQVFDCWMAYPEAFMHLDVDPSKVQVPEVSETARGLRPLEPYDNRDTMVHYDIDPLNNLGLIHIYNGNTSAWDYWNSRGTGKQAVYTPEQFSEEWDYINGNPRTIKSETAGKSNWWTNLYQIALVIWQMVSLCHAELPPSPEKITIKMLDGTETTAYGFGGYILNDKKFKHIDRDLRELINQCMLHVPAKRPTMEQLENHLRSKTNIQGVDPQNQEQVEGQRYCEWLFRGTPAPKPAQPVEHKLPAVLRGWTVKNVVEQRFGWRRPRRQREGRR comes from the exons ATGGCGGTTGCTGACTTCAGGCTGGTCAAGGTTCTTGGCTGGGGTGGTTTGGGCGTGGCCAGTATGTACGACGCCGTTGGCAAGGACAACAAAATGTTACGGGTCGTGTGCAAGATTGACATCTTTCCCCATTACCCGTGTATCCCCCGTGAGGTCAAGGCCCATCTCATGACCGCGGGCGCGAAACACGTCATGCAGCAGGTTATCCTGCAGGCTGAGGGGGGTATATCTGATGCCGCGATCAACAGACTGGGAAATATAACGAGGCAGACAGCGGCTGGGGTGGATATGACTGCGCCTACGTCTATTGATAGCAGGGGGAGAAAACGAAAACGTGATCCCaaggatggcgatggcgatgatgatttCGAAGTGATTGAGGCGGTGCCAATTGGCGAGTTTGATGAGCTGGATTTGAACGAAATCAAACACGACATGAAA AAAGAGCTGGATGCGAACCAGAGGGTGCTGTTTATTCAGTTTATGAATCGTGGCCGGTGGGACGATCATATCTGCAGGGCTGCCATGACCGGGAGGCCGTTCCCGACCCTGGTTTTGTGGCAAGTGTTTGATTGTT GGATGGCCTATCCCGAAGCCTTTATGCATTTGGACGTCGACCCGAGCAAAGTACAGGTCCCCGAAGTATCTGAAACAGCAAGAGGTCTCAGACCACTCGAGCCCTACGATAACAGAGACACGATGGTCCATTATGACATCGACCCATTGAATA ATTTGGGCCTGATCCACATCTACAACGGGAATACCAGCGCCTGGGACTACTGGAATTCGAGAGGCACAGGCAAACAAGCAGTTTACACACCT GAACAATTCTCTGAAGAATGGGATTACATCAACGGAAACCCAAGAACGATCAAATCCGAGACGGCTGGAAAATCCAACTGGTGGACCAACCTGTATCAAATCGCACTT GTAATCTGGCAAATGGTGTCCCTCTGTCACGCAGAACTTCCACCCTCGCCTGAAAAGATCACGATCAAAATGCTCGACGGCACCGAAACGACCGCATATGGCTTTGGTGGCTACATCCTCAACGACAAGAAGTTCAAGCACATCGACCGTGACCTCCGCGAGCTGATCAATCAGTGCATGCTTCATGTTCCCGCCAAGCGCCCGACGATGGAGCAACTTGAGAACCATCTCCGAAGCAAGACGAACATACAGGGCGTGGACCCGCAAAACCAGGAACAggtggaggggcagagaTACTGTGAATGGCTGTTCAGGGGGACTCCGGCGCCCAAACCGGCGCAGCCAGTTGAGCACAAACTACCGGCTGTCCTGAGGGGTTGGACGGTCAAGAATGTGGTGGAGCAAAGATTTGGTTGGAGACGCCCGAGGAGGCAGCGAGAAGGAAGGCGCTGA
- a CDS encoding hypothetical protein (COG:Q; EggNog:ENOG503P5PW), protein MRGCRSTCNISFPIFSPQQLQNQHVYRTVLVIGANGGIGFQLATRFLKEGYKVFGTYRPQTKDDVSVAEVRWGRPQPTALLFLILTLRQLEGTGVQSIELDYDNEESINAAAKGFAGEKLDILINCGAIYNT, encoded by the exons ATGCGGGGTTGTCGGTCGACTTGCAACATCTCATTCCCCATCTTTTCTCCTCAGCAATTACAGAACCAACATGTCTACAGAACAGTCCTAGTCATTG GCGCCAATGGAGGCATCGGCTTTCAGCTGGCCACCAGGTTCTTAAAGGAAGGCTACAAAGTCTTTGGAACATACCGGCCACAGACAAAAGACGATGTCTCGGTTgctgaggtgaggtgggGCCGCCCTCAACCGACAGCCTTGCTGTTCCTGATCCTGACACTGAGACAGCTCGAGGGAACCGGGGTGCAAAGCATCGAGCTGGATTATGACAATGAAGAGTCCATCAACGCCGCTGCCAAGGGTTTTGCTGGTGAGAAGCTGGACATTCTCATCAATTGCGGAGCCATATACAACACCTAG